One Meles meles chromosome 13, mMelMel3.1 paternal haplotype, whole genome shotgun sequence DNA segment encodes these proteins:
- the KLLN gene encoding killin: KPGRWIAAGRLPRSPSRAAHAGGQRCPGPSVKYRTVGSGSPCEWAWPGRRGFKRRWRDTRVTVGTTFRRRSRVFLVGELSKFPLPYDGWGGKCFSSFARGAAAVCRQRHPEPPGRGGNAGSDGLRSERCRCWRLGSSLHKHPHSSTCPRLPAPLAAASRGPRRESSSWSYSFASYLPSQLKGQDLRLGALTRPTVRVPHRGRRGRASGVWHFPPWCPELAGTHLPAAVHRGQKGISCSSPLLEFTSVATNF, translated from the coding sequence AAACCCGGCCGGTGGATCGCCGCGGGCCGGCTTCCGCGCTCCCCGAGCCGGGCTGCGCACGCCGGCGGCCAGCGCTGCCCCGGCCCGAGTGTGAAATACCGGACGGTAGGAAGCGGCAGCCCCTGCGAGTGGGCGTGGCCGGGGAGACGAGGGTTCAAAAGGAGGTGGAGGGATACGCGGGTCACAGTCGGAACTACTTTCAGGAGGAGGTCACGTGTGTTCCTAGTTGGGGAACTTTCCAAATTCCCACTCCCCTATGATGGCTGGGGAGGCAAGTGTTTCTCGTCCTTTGCCCGGGGTGCCGCTGCCGTGTGTCGGCAGCGGCACCCCGAGCCTCCGGGTCGTGGCGGAAACGCAGGCTCCGACGGCCTGCGGTCCGAGCGCTGTCGGTGCTGGCGCCTGGGGAGCTCATTACACAAGCACCCACATTCAAGCACGTGCCCCCGCCTCCCCGCACCGCTGGCCGCGGCTTCTCGCGGACCACGGAGGGAGAGCTCAAGCTGGTCCTACTCATTCGCGAGCTACCTACCGAGCCAGCTAAAGGGCCAAGACCTGAGACTTGGAGCTCTGACGCGGCCAACAGTGCGCGTTCCTCAccgtgggagaaggggcagagccTCGGGGGTCTGGCATTTCCCTCCCTGGTGCCCTGAGCTAGCAGGGACGCACCTTCCTGCTGCTGTGCACCGCGGGCAAAAGGGTATCTCCTGCAGCAGCCCGCTGCTTGAATTCACCAGCGTTGCGACAAACTTCTAG